The DNA sequence AGTTGCAACATCATAATATTTACAAACATATCTATCATTTTCCCAGGCGCCTGTTTTTGCATTCTTCCATCCATCGCGCATTGAAACATATTTTCTGGGATCCCCGATTTCATAGACTTTCGATATATCTTCTGTCGGTGCATTCACACCACCTTTATCCCCTATCAATACTACTTCTTTATCAGAAAAACGAGGTGCGAAATCATTATTCCATGGACTTCCGGTCGCACCATTCGGACTCCCCTTTTTATATTGAACTTCAAATAGAGATTCTTTGCTATTCTTTTTAGTCACGTCAAACAGATCTTTATAACTCGGCACTAATGAATATTTAGAGTCGGCAACAACTTCCTGAAACTTTTGACTAGCAAGACTATAATATTCCTTGCCTTTGTTGAGGGGAAATCCAGCCATTGTCATATAAACTTTACCCAGTAACCCTTTTGCTCCACCCTTTGTAACTCTTCCTTTATCAACAGCGCTGTAAATATCAGGCAGATTTTGTTCGGCAAATTTTAGATCATCAACGATAAGATCATAAATCTCCTGAAGTGAAGCACGTTGCATTTCGTAAGCTTCCGCTTGTGAGATTTCCTTATCAACCTTTATAACACCTAGCAATTGCCCATTTATCGCATTTCCACCAAAAACTCTGTTCAAATAGAAATACATCAAAGCCCTGACAAATTTAGCTTCAGCCACATACTGTTTTCTTAACCCTTCATTAGAAAAAGTAGCTTTATCAGCTCTACCAATAATTATATTACATCGATTAACAACATTATAACAATCATTCCAACAGCTTGTTGGATAACTGTTTTCAGGTAATAAAGGGGAAGCAAACTCATCAATTCCTTTTTCGTTCGCAGGGTTGCCTGCTAACCAGGAAAAAGTTGTATTATCTGATCGTATTTCACCCAACCGAACAAAAGTACCATTGTAAACAGAACGCAAGTTTCCATAAGCTGATAAAACTGCCTGATTCAAATCGGCCTGTGTCTTATAAAACCCTAAGGAATTGAGGCTTGAAGGTGAATTTAAGTCTATAAAGTCCTGGCTACAAGCTGCCAGTAATACCATTCCTGTTAAAAATATGAAT is a window from the Aquipluma nitroreducens genome containing:
- a CDS encoding RagB/SusD family nutrient uptake outer membrane protein, whose amino-acid sequence is MKKIFIFLTGMVLLAACSQDFIDLNSPSSLNSLGFYKTQADLNQAVLSAYGNLRSVYNGTFVRLGEIRSDNTTFSWLAGNPANEKGIDEFASPLLPENSYPTSCWNDCYNVVNRCNIIIGRADKATFSNEGLRKQYVAEAKFVRALMYFYLNRVFGGNAINGQLLGVIKVDKEISQAEAYEMQRASLQEIYDLIVDDLKFAEQNLPDIYSAVDKGRVTKGGAKGLLGKVYMTMAGFPLNKGKEYYSLASQKFQEVVADSKYSLVPSYKDLFDVTKKNSKESLFEVQYKKGSPNGATGSPWNNDFAPRFSDKEVVLIGDKGGVNAPTEDISKVYEIGDPRKYVSMRDGWKNAKTGAWENDRYVCKYYDVATSGSDNGNNWIELRLADIYLLFAEALVRNGGDKSIALSYLNQIRQRARNTPGDPSIQKPADLLKDYNLSDFSTDQSFLLAIEKERRTELAFENHRWFDLVRTGRAKDVMIGEQAADGYGSFVWSDDMLSYPIPMTVMQSNPGKIIQNKGYTQL